In Gadus morhua chromosome 2, gadMor3.0, whole genome shotgun sequence, a single window of DNA contains:
- the clec19a gene encoding C-type lectin domain family 19 member A, with protein sequence MLWWELFLLLVLGVVRVRNLPSTDMRIIHALPLQLSDPAPQVLCPLFWTKFGSNCYRYFPLNKTWAEADFYCAEFSNGLKSAKLTSIHSWEENVFVYDLVNSQILGIPTDIWIGLHDRRLEGTPEWTDGSVYQYSYWDGNQPDDGIHRIPQEEDCVEMWFRQSSALRSWNDNSCDKAFSFVCKIPTLEY encoded by the exons ATGCTCTGGTGGGAATTGTTTTTGCTCCTGGTCCTTGGAGTTGTCCGGGTCAGGAATCTGCCCAGCACAGACATGAGGATCATACACG CCCTGCCATTACAGCTGTCAGACCCAGCCCCCCAGGTTCTCTGTCCACTCTTCTGGACAAAGTTTGGGAGCAACTGCTATCGTTACTTCCCCCTTAATAAAACCTGGGCCGAAGCAGACTTCTACTGCGCAGAGTTCTCCAACGGTCTCAAATCAGCCAAGCTCACTTCCATCCATAG CTGGGaggagaatgtgtttgtgtacgacCTGGTGAACAGCCAGATCCTGGGAATCCCCACGGATATCTGGATAGGACTGCATGACAGGAGACTG GAGGGCACTCCTGAGTGGACCGACGGCTCTGTCTATCAGTACAGCTACTGGGATGGCAACCAGCCGGATGATGGCATCCACCGCATCCCACAAGAAGAGGACTGTGTGGAAATGTGGTTTCGTCAGAGCAGTG caCTGAGGTCATGGAATGACAACAGCTGTGACAAggctttttcttttgtttgcaaGATCCCCACCCTAGAGTACTAG